One window from the genome of Nicotiana tomentosiformis chromosome 5, ASM39032v3, whole genome shotgun sequence encodes:
- the LOC104119230 gene encoding GATA transcription factor 8 — MGSNFVDEIDCGSFFDQIDDLIEFPSENECGGLSSTDCKEFPSIWDQPLPDSDPLFSGSYNNSPSDLSAELSVPYEDIVQLEWLSTFVEDSFSGRGLTLGKENAPINKETSHSKFQSSSPVSVLESSSSSSSSSCSGGKTFPLSPCHRGPQRARSKRPRPPTFNPRPAIQLISPTLVFIENPRPFAAPVTSSQSENLAESPMKKIKFTIPLAPIETIHNSTAHAVRRCMHCEITKTPQWRAGPMGPKTLCNACGVRYKSGRLFPEYRPAASPTFVPSMHSNSHKKVLEMRTKDIPENNATASNNHPTGVQSE, encoded by the exons ATGGGGTCAAATTTCGTGGATGAAATAGATTGCGGCAGCTTCTTTGACCAAATTGATGACTTGATTGAGTTTCCGTCAGAGAATGAGTGCGGTGGCCTTAGTTCAACGGATTGCAAGGAATTCCCAAGCATATGGGATCAGCCCTTACCGGATTCCGACCCTCTTTTCTCCGGCAGCTACAACAATTCACCTTCCGACCTGTCGGCCGAGCTCTCTGTTCCT TATGAGGATATTGTACAACTTGAATGGCTCTCAACATTTGTGGAGGATTCCTTCTCGGGCAGAGGCTTGACCCTTGGGAAAGAAAATGCTCCCATCAACAAGGAGACATCCCACAGCAAATTCCAGTCTTCGAGTCCTGTCTCTGTGCTCGAGAGCAGCAGCAGTAGCTCCTCCTCTTCCTGCTCAGGCGGGAAAACCTTTCCTCTCAGTCCATGTCACCGTGGTCCACAACGTGCTAGGAGCAAGCGTCCTCGCCCGCCAACTTTCAATCCTCGGCCAGCGATTCAACTTATCTCTCCGACATTAGTCTTCATTGAGAATCCCCGGCCATTTGCTGCTCCTGTAACTTCTTCACAATCCGAAAACTTGGCAGAGTCTCCAATGAAGAAAATCAAATTTACGATCCCTCTAGCTCCAATCGAGACAATTCACAACTCCACCGCACACGCAGTTAGAAGATGCATGCATTGCGAGATAACCAAGACACCTCAATGGAGAGCAGGTCCAATGGGACCGAAGACCCTCTGCAACGCTTGTGGCGTTCGCTACAAGTCAGGAAGGCTCTTCCCTGAGTACCGGCCTGCTGCAAGCCCTACATTCGTTCCATCCATGCATTCCAATTCTCACAAGAAGGTTCTTGAAATGAGAACCAAGGACATTCCCGAGAACAACGCCACAGCCAGCAACAACCATCCAACAGGAGTTCAATCCGAGTAG
- the LOC138892770 gene encoding uncharacterized protein, translated as MANRFFEVNKISFTDDGFPGEGAGHNRALHLIVKCEGHYVKRVIVDGGSSIDVCPLSTLQSMKINTDRIRPSNVCIQAFGGSATYTIVEIHLTMTIGSIDFDIVFHVVDMETSYSFLLGRPWIHMARAVPSTLHQMVKFKHDMQEIIIHGEDESPIYRDSLIPCIEAKEGCESIVYQAFKVVVVDHVEEGKPILHPRLSTISVMVVALMLRQGYEPGKGLGASLQGISEPISPFSKKGTFGLGFRPRQADEDKAKHHKKHGWRDVFAWSYDDMSGLSAVLVVHKLPMYSDFPPVQQKQQKFKTNMSDKIKEEIIKQSSANVVRAARYTTWVENLVHVPKKDGKTRVCVDYRDLNKASPKDSFPLPNIHILLDNCAKHEIQSFMDCYAGYHHILMDEDDIENIAFTTPWGTYCYRVMPFGLNYAGTTYMRDMTTIFHDMMHKEIEVYVDDVIIKSKTRVDHVRDLKKFFE; from the exons ATGGctaatagattttttgaggtgaacaaaatctcctttactgatgatgGATTCCCTGGGGAGGGAGCCgggcacaatagggctttgcacctgattgtcaaatgtgaggggcacTATGTAAAGCGAGTCAtagttgatggaggctcgagtatagatgtatgccctctctctaccttgcaaagcatgAAAATCAATACAGATAgaatccgacccagcaatgtcTGCATCCAGGCTTTTGGTGGCTCAGCAACATATACCATTGTGGAGATCCACCTCACCATGACAATTGGGTCCATTGATTTTGATATTGTCTTTCatgtagtggacatggaaacttcttatagctttcttcttggaaggccatggatccatatggctcgagctgtgccatccaccttgcatcagatggtTAAATTCAAACATGACATGCAAGAAATTATTATTCATGGAGAAGATGAGTCACCCATTTATAGAGACTCGTTAATCccgtgtattgaggccaaggaagggtgtgagtccattgtctatcaggctttcaaagtggttgttgtggaccatgttgaggaaggaaagcccattTTGCATCCTCGTCTTTCCACCATATCTGTAATGGTAGTTGCACTTATGCTGAGACagggttatgagccaggaaaaggcctgggggcatcattgcaaggaatttcagaacccatttctccgttcagtaagAAGGGTACTTTTGGCTTAGGTTTCAGGCCAAGACAAGCAGatgaagacaaagccaagcatCACAAAAAGCATGGGTGG agagatgtgtttgcttggtcttatgatgatatgtcAGGTTTAAGTGCTGTtctagtggttcataagcttcccatgtattctgattttccaccagtccaacaaaagcaacaaaaatttaaaacaaacatgagtgataaaatcaaagaggaaattatAAAGCAATCGAGTGCTAATGTGGTCAGAGCCGCCCGATACACTACTTGGGTGGAAAATCTTGTGCATGTACCGAAGAAggatggaaaaactagagtctgtgttgactacagagatTTGAACAAAGCGAGTCCAAAGGATAGCTTTCCTTTACCAAACATCCACATCCTTCTAGATAATTgtgcaaagcatgagatacaatctTTCATGGATTGCTATGCAGGATACCACCAtattctaatggatgaggatgATATAGAAAATAtcgctttcaccactccatggggtacatattgttacagggtcatgccattcggtttgaacTATGCAGGGACAACTTACATGAGGGACATGACcactattttccacgacatgatgcacaaagagattgaagtatatgtcgatgatgtcatcataaagtcAAAGACACGGGTTGATCATGTGCGCGATTTAAAAAAGTTCTTCGAATGA